From the Thermosynechococcus sp. genome, the window CCGAGTTGAATTGGGTAAGGACGTAAATATTATGGATTTCGGAGTTGATGCAATTGCTCACAGGAATATCAATGAGGCGATATTTTCCAGCAAGGGGAACCGCAGGCTTGGCGCGACGCTTGGTCAAGGGATACAGACGTGTTCCGGCACCGCCCCCAAGGATAATCGCCAGGACTCGTTTCATTGAACACTCCATCTGAACGGCCACACCAACAGTGTACGCTGTGGCGGCACTTCTCTTTGCGCAGCAAACGCCTTTTGGTAAAGAAGCTACCCAATGGCATGATAATGATATTTGGTCGTTGATCCCAAGCAGGGAGTGGCAGCATGGGATTTGTGGACATTGCGATCGCGGATCTGGCAGCGGACTACGGCGTGTCGGTCGAAACAATCTGTGCATGGTGCGATCGCTTAGGTATTCGCTATACCAGCCCACAAACACGCCTGCCCCTTGAAGATGCCAAAGCAATTATTTTGGCGTTGACGACCCCTGCGCCCACCAACGATCAACCAGACACACCGCAATCGTAAGACCTGCTTATTGGGAGAACTATGTTAAAAAAATGCGTTTGGCTTGCGGTCGCTCTCTGCCTCTGCCTCTGGCAACTCACCACGGGCACAGCACTGGCCGCCGAACTGACCCCTGAAGTCTTGACTGTCCCCCTCAACAGCGAGGGCAAAACAATTACGCTGACCGAAAAACAATACCTAGAGGGTAAGCGCCTCTTCCAGTATGCCTGTGCTTCCTGCCATGTGGGAGGGATCACCAAAACGAACCCCAGCTTGGATTTGCGCACGGAAACCTTGGCCCTAGCCACGCCGCCACGGGACAACATTGAGGGCTTGGTGGACTACATGAAGAACCCCACCACCTACGATGGTGAGCAAGAAATTGCTGAGGTGCACCCCAGTCTGCGCAGTGCCGACATTTTCCCGAAAATGCGCAACCTGACGGAGAAGGATTTGGTGGCGATCGCCGGCCATATTCTCGTCGAACCCAAAATCTTGGGTGATAAATGGGGCGGTGGCAAAGTTTATTACTAATGACTCGTAACAAGGATTTCCCCAACACCCATGTACCAACCTCACTTTTGGCAACGATCTATCGGCTGGCTCTGTAGTGGTCTGTTAATGTTGCTGTTGGCCTGGGCAATGGTGCCGGCAACAGCACTGGCAATCGCCGGTGTAGATAACTATGTGCTCCAATACCTCAAGGTAGCGGACACCGTAGAACTACCCCTCAATGATCGCGGTGAGACCAAAACGTTCACCGCCGTTGACTTGACCCGTGGCAAGCGGCTCTTTGAGGAAAACTGCAAAAACTGCCATGTCGGTGGCAGTACGTTACCCAATCCTTTGGTGTCACTGTCTCTAAAGGATCTCAAGGGGGCAATGCCGCCACGGGATACAATTGCCAGCCTCGTGGCTTTCCAGCGATCGCCGAGATCCTACGATGGCAGCGAAGAGAGTTATTCCTGTCGCCGCGTGAGTGAGGACTGGTTGAGCACGGAACAGCTTGAGAGCTTGGCTGCCTTTATTTTGCGAGCGGCAGCCGTAGCGCCCGGTTGGGGCGTAGAAAGCTTTCCGGACAGTGCCCCCTAGGTTGGGAACTTTGCTACACTGACCTTTGATGAATCTTGCACCCCTTGATTTTTGGGGCTTTATCCATACCCTGACGCATTCCATGAAAGGAGAACTCCATTGAAAAAGCTATTCATTAGTGTTTGCGCGATCGCAATAGCTCTGTTTGTCAGCCTTACTCCTGTGGCCTTTGCGGCAGATTTGGCCAATGGTGCCAAAGTCTTTAGCGGTAACTGTGCCGCCTGTCACATGGGGGGCGGCAATGTGGTGATGGCGAACAAAACCCTGAAAAAAGAAGCCCTTGAGCAATTTGGCATGTACTCCGAGGATGCCATTATCTATCAAGTGCAGCACGGCAAAAATGCGATGCCGGCTTTTGGCGGTCGTCTCACCGATGAGCAAATTCGCGACGTGGCCGCCTACGTCCTCGATCAAGCCGCCAAGGGTTGGGCAGGTTAGGATTGCCACCGTCTGAAAATAACGATTATGAAGGGTGTAGGCCTCGCGTCTACATCCTTTTTTTGTCCTATCTTACTGCCCTACAAATCCTGGAAAGACTGGAAAGATAGATGTTGTGTTTTGTAGGGGATCCTCTCTAGGGCCAGTGCAATTCCTATAATGATGAAAGATTTGCTCCTACGAGAAGGCGGTACACTTGGGCTATGCCTGCTGCTCCATTGCCCGCAAATGAATCGGAACGGCAACGTGCCCTTGAGCAGTATCGAGTCTTAGATACGCCCCCGGAACCGATCTTTGACGAGATTACCAATCTGGCGGCAGCAATTTGCCAAACTCCCATTGCCCTCATTAGTTTGGTTGACCGGCGGCGGCAGTGGTTTAAGTCCAAAGTGGGCATTGATGCCTGTGAAACCCCAAGGGACGTGGCCTTCTGTGCCCATGTCATTCTGCAAGATGAACTAGTGGTTGTGCCAGATGCTCGCCTTGATCCGCGCTTTGCCGATAATCCCCTGGTTACAGGCCCCCCCTATATCCGCTTCTATGCCGGGATGCCCTTGGTGACGCCGCAGGGCTATGGGATTGGTACCCTTTGCGTCGTGGACTACCAGCCGCGGGAGCTAAACCCTGTTCAACAGCAAACTCTTCGCACCCTTGGCCGCCAAGTCATTAATGAGCTGGAAATCCGCCATCACTTAGAGGTTACCCAGCAACAACTGGGCCACATCGAGCAGATGAGCAGTCTCCAAGGGGCGATCCTCAATAGTAGTAACCATGCCATTATTGCCACCCGTACCGATGGCATCATCACCTTGATGAATCGAGCTGCCCAGGAATGGCTGGGGTATAGTGCCTCAGAACTTTTGGGCAAAGCGACTCCCGCATGTTTCCATGATCCCCAAGAGGTGGAACGCTATGCTGAGATTCTCAGTGCGCAATTGGGAGAACCCATTCCTGCGGGGTTTGAGACAGTGGTGGCGCGGGCGCGGCGAGGCTTGGTGGATGAGCAGGAGTGGACATTTGTACGGCGGGACGGCTCTCGTTTTCCCGTCTCCGTTTCGGTCACCCCAATTCATGATAGCCAAGACCAGCTAATTGGCTTTTTGGAGTTGGCAGTTGATATTACTGACAAGAAAAAAATCGAGGCAGAGCTGCGACTGCGGGAGCGTGCCATTGTTGCCAGCACCAATGGCATTGTAATTACCGACTACCGCCAACCAGACAATCCAGTGATCTACGCCAATCCCGCCTTTGAGCAAATGACGGGGTACCGTGCCACGGAGGTGATTGGTAAGAATTGCCGCTTTCTGCAGGGGCGCGATCGCCAGCAGCCGGGGTTAGAAATGCTCCGCAAGGCAATTCGAAAGGGTCAATCCTGCCGTGTGGTGCTGCGCAACTACCGCAAAAACGGCCAGCTTTTCTGGAATGAACTGGCCATCTCACCGATTTATAACGAGTTTGGCGAAATTACCCACTACATTGGCATTCAAAGTGATGTCACCGAACGGCAGCGGGCACAACTGTTTTTACAGCAGCAGGTGAAGCGCACGCTGCTTCTCAATCGCATCACTGAGGAAATTCGCCAGCAAATCGAGCGGGAAAATATCTGCCGTACAGCAGTTCAGCAGGTAGGAGCAACCCTCAATGTCAGTCGTTGCCTTTTGTTTGTCTATCAGGAGAATGCCCCGGCGCCGATGCAACTGGTGGCAGAGTACTGTGCGCCGGGAGTGCCCTCTGTCAATGAGTGCGACCTTGATTTGGCACAGATGCGTGCCCCGTTTCTAGCCTCGGTATTTGCCTCTGATGAGGTATTTAGCTGCGACGATGTGCCAAATGACGATCGTCTCGCCCCACTGCATGCCTACTGCGAAGCCCTGAGTGTGAAATCTGCGCTGATTGTGCGCACAGCCTATCGCAATCAAGCCAATGGTTTACTCATTTTGCACCAGTGCGATCGCCAGCGACGGTGGACAGGTGCGATTAAAAGTCTTGTCAAGAGTGTAGCGGCCCAGGTGGGTATTGGCCTTGCCCAAGTGCAGCTCCTAGAACAGGAAACGCGCCAACGTCAGCAACTGCAACAGCAAATGCAGCGGGCACTGCTCCTCAATCAAATCACCGAGCAGATTCGCCAAAGCCTTGATACGGAAACGGTCTTTGAAACTACTGTGACTCAAATTGGTCAGGCCTTTGGTGTTAATCGCTGCTTGATTCATCGCTATGACCCTGGGCCGCCCCCCCGCATTCCAGATGTGGCTGAGTATCTGCAACCAGGCTACGTTTCCATGAGAGGCATCAGTATACCAGTAGCGGATAACCCCCATGCCTTGGCCGTCCTGAGGGAGGATACTGCCGTTGTTTCCAATGATGTGACTCAGGATCCCCTTTTGGCCAATGCCATACACCTGTGCCATCAGTTCCAGATTCAGTCCATGCTGGCCATCCGTACCTCCTATAAGGGGGTTCCCAATGGCATTATTGGTCTGCATCAGTGCGATCGCCAGCGGCAGTGGACCCCTGAAGAAATTGAGCTTCTGGAAGCCGTGGCAGCGCAAGTGGGGATTGCGATCGCCCAGGCGGAACTCCTACGCCACGAACAGCAGCAGCGACAATTACTCGCTCAGCAAAATCAAGAACTTGAACAAGCCCGCCTGCAAGCCGAACTGGCCAACCGCGCCAAGAGTGAATTTTTGGCGACCATGAGCCATGAAATTCGCACCCCCATGAATGCAGTTTTGGGCTTTACCAACTTACTTTTGGATACCCCCCTCAATGAGCAGCAGCGGGACTTTTTGCAAACCTTGCATCAAGCTGGTGAAGCGCTCCTCACGATTATTAACGATATTCTTGACTTTTCGAAAATTGAATCCGGCAAATTGGTGCTGGAGCAACAACTCTTCGATGTCCGCGAGTGTGTTGAGGACGTCCTCAGTCTGCTTGCCAGCAAAGCCGAGGAGAAACAGCTAGAACTCCTCTATACCTGCACCCCCGAAACGCCAGCGCAAATCAAAGGAGACGTGACACGGCTGCGGCAGATTCTTGTGAACCTCGTGGGCAATGGCATTAAGTTTACCCATGAAGGCCAAGTCGCTGTTCACGTAGGGGTGGTGAAGTGCGCGGGCAAGGATTTTCTGCAATTTCAAGTTCAAGATACAGGCATTGGTATTCCCAGCAATCGCCTAAATCGGCTCTTTAAGCCCTTTAGCCAAGTGGATGCCTCTACGACGCGCGAGTATGGGGGTACAGGTCTAGGGCTAGTCATTAGCAAACGCCTCTGTGAGCTAATGGGCGGCGATATGTCCGTTGAGAGTACCGAAGGTCAAGGCACGACGTTCACATTTACGATCCTCGCTGAGGGAGCAAAACCCTATGTGCCGCCACCGGTTCATCCGGCTTTGGCAGGCAAGCGTGTCTTAGTTATTGATGACAACGCCGCTAGCCGCGAGCATCTCTGCACACTGCTGCAAAACTGGGGCATGTTGCCCATTGGCTATCACGCTCCCCAACTGGTTTTGGAGGCTCTACCCCAATGGGATTTGGCGGTCATTGATTTGAATATGCCCCAAATGACCGGGCTTGAGCTGGCGGAGCGGTTGCAATCTCAGCCGTCCTTTCAGCAACAACCGCTCGTGTTGCTCACACCCCTGAGTTGGCTGGAACCCCCGAGTCACAAAGAACTGATTGCTGCTCACGTGCCTAAACCTATTCGCCACTTGACCCTGCGGCAAACCCTGATTAAGGTACTCAGTTGTGAACCGGGAACCCAGCCCGCCCTGCCTAAAACAGGCATTGATCCTAACTTGGGCACTCGTTTCCCCCTGCGTATTCTACTGGCCGAAGATAATGCGGTGAATCAGAAAGTGGCCTTGCACCTCCTCAAGCGGATGGGCTACCGCGCCGATGTGGCTGCCAATGGGCTGGAGGTGCTTGAAGCTCTGCAGCAGCGTCCCTACGACGTGATCCTCATGGATGTGCAAATGCCGAAAATGGACGGACTAGAAACAACCGAACGCATCTGTGCTCAATGGCCTCCCAGTCAGCGCCCTTGGATTATTGCCATGACTGCCAATGCCCTTGCTGGCGATCGCGAGCGCTGCTTTGCAGCCGGCATGGATGACTACATCAGTAAACCCATTAAAATTGAAGCCCTTGCCGCTGCCCTCAACCGCTGCCGCTGTCTCAATCCCAAGACCACCTATCCGCAACTGTGTGATCAGACGCACTTTGATAGCGACCATGATCATCAGAGTGCTACCCAATCAATGACCTAGAGATATTTCTAGAGATATTTGGCTAAGAGCAAGTGGAGTTTCTCCTTAGTGGCTGTGGGTACTTTGTCAAGGGGAGTGAGGATAGCATTCTGCAAGGCACGGTGGGCCTTAGAGACCGGTGGGTGGGCATGGACACGTTTGACGGTTTCACAGATAATCGCTTGGGCATTTTTGACGTTGCGCTGCAAGTGACCCATAATCATCTCCACCGTTACGGAGTCATGCTCTGGGTGCCAGCAGTCGTAGTCGGTAACGAGCGCTAGCGTTGCATAGGCAATCTCCGCTTCACGAGCCAACTTTGCTTCTGGGAGATTGGTCATGCCAATGACAGTTCCCCCCCAAGAGCGATACAGATTGGACTCCGCCAAGGTTGAGAAGGCAGGGCCTTCCATACACACGTAGGTACCTTGGCGGTGAAGGGTGACATCGGGTAGGTTCAGATCAGCAATGGCATCCGCCAGAAGGCCAGCAAGGGCAGGACAAACGGGGTCAGCAAAGCCAATGTGCGCCACAATACCGTCCCCAAAGAACGTAGAAATGCGGTTGCGCGTGCGGTCAATGAACTGATCCGGAACCACAATATCGAGGGGCTTGACTGCTTCCTGGAGGGAACCCACCGCCGAGGCAGACAGGAGGTACTCGACCCCAAGGGATTTGAAGCCATAGATGTTGGCACGAAAGGGAATCTCCGTCGGCAGTAGATGGTGATGGCGGCCATGGCGTGCCAAAAAGACAACGGGAACCCCAGCAATCTTGCCGCAAATAAAGGCATCGGAAGGATCACCAAAGGGCGTAGTCAGGCGTACCTCTTCGACATCGGTAAGAGCGTCCATCTTGTAGAGACCACTACCGCCAATAATGCCAATTTTTGCAGTCATGGAGATTCCTAAAACAGCAATCGGCAATAGCTTAGCATTAGTTGGACGGTTTTAGATGCCACTGAGGGGATTGAACTGGTACCTGGAGCCCTTAGGGCCATTGGGCCCCGGTGCCGCTTGGACGAGAGGAACCCGATCAAAGGTACCACTGGCGGTTTGCCCCTGAATTTGCACTCCTTGGCGCAGGAGCTGTTGGGTGCTGGCGCGATCGCCCCCTTTGGCCATGGCTTGGGCTAGGGCTTGGGTGGCATCGTAGGCCGTCGTGGTGCGCCAACTAATTTGCCCCCGCCATGCTTGTGCCGCCTGCTGCGCAAAGGGATCACTGGGATTGGTACGCCAAGGCACCGCCAAAATCATGCCATTGATGGCACTATCTCCCTTGATCAAGAGATCGGGACCATAGAGTTGATCACTACCAAAGAGTTGCAGCGGCGAGGTCTGGGTTTGGTTAGCGATCGCTAGGGCAATGGCCTGGTTTACCCGGCTGCGGCTGAGGGCCAAAACCACCACATTGGCTGCCGCTTGACGGGCAGTAGTCATGACGGTATTGGCATTAAAACCAGCGGCGGCCACATCTCTCTGTTGTACCACTTGCACACCAAACCGTGGGAGGGCGGCTAGCAGCTTGTTTTTTAGTTCATTGCTATAGGGGCTGTCGCTGTTGTAAACAAGAGCTGCCTTCCCATTGGGCACTTTTTTCGCCACCGCTGCCGCTAAGGTCTGAGCCGCATTATCAAGGTAGGTATCGAGGAGTTGTTGCCCTTTTTCATTCAGGGAGAGGGTTTGCACTTGCACTGTGCCATTACCTTGGGGGGTAACGTTGGTTGTCAATGGTGAGAGGACCGGCATCCCGACTGGTTCATAAACCTCTAGGGCGGCACGACTGTTGGCGTCGGTGCCGTGACCCACTACCCCTTGGATTGAACTGTTGATTAAATCCTCGGCCAAGCTGGTCACCCCGTTGGGGCTGTTTTCATTGACAATGACGACTTCGAGGAGACGATTAGGCGCACTGGCATTAAACTGTTCTTGGTATTGAGCCACGCCCCGCAGCACTTCCTTGGCGGTATCGGGACTGCTACCAATAGGAACAACGGTGGCCATCGTCATAGGGTTGCCAGCTTGACGAGCACGGGCATTGTTGAGATAAATGCGTGCTTCTGGATCATTGGGATCGAGGGCAACCAGTTCTTGATACTTGGCGATCGCCAGCGCCCAGTCTCCCCGATCAAAGGCAAGGGCGGCCTCCTGCTTGAGGGCGACTCGCTGGGGATTGGGTTCACTGATGAGAATGCGTTCCCCTTGGCTGATGTAGGCGGCGTTGCGGGCGGTGGTTTGGCTCACCAGTTGGCTGCCACTGGTCGAGCCGCCCGGCAGCGATGGCGGGTTATTCTCACGGTTGGTCAAGAACAGCCGATAGCTCAGGAAGCCAATGCCGCCCATGAAAAGTAAAGCCACCCCCAGGGCCACAGCAGCGAGGGGCAGGCGCGATTTTTTACTGCTGTTGGCACTGTTCCCTGGCTCCATGGCCTCACGGGGGAGTCCACACACTGCACAGTCGGGACCAAAATTTTCGTAGGGCGGATGGGCACCGCTGGCATTGGGGTAGGTTCTGCCGTTTTTAGGCACACCGTCGCAGATCCAAGAACTGGGAGATGGTGCCATGGTGCCCCCCTTCAAGGGAATTTGAGTCAGTGTACTGTTTTAGGCACGGGCAAGAACAGGATTTTCCGCTTCTGCCTCTGCAGTTTCAGTCTCTTCTTCGAGGACAATCGTCATGAAGCGCAGAATATTTTCATTGAGGCGCATGGCGCGTTCAAGGGGGGCGATCGCCGTCCCTGGAGCGCTATAGGTCATCAGAATGTAGTAGCCCTCCCGCAGTTTCTTGATCGGATAGGCAAACCGACGCTTACCGCGATTTTGCACCTTGATCTTTGTGGCGCCCTGTTCTTCTAAGAAAGTGCGAAATTGGCTAATGGTTTGTTCCAATTGCTCTTCGCCTACATCAGGACGAATAATATAAAGCGTTTCGTAGTTACGCACGATCATTTAGGTCAACTCCCTTTGGACAAATGGCCTTTTGACGGCTGCAAAAAGCAAGGCTTTATAATTCTAGCACCGCAGTTTGCCCTTCTGGGCAAGGAGAAAAGGGGACTCATTCGCTATGGTGGAACGGTTTGTGCGGGTGCAGACGACGGGGGGACAAATTCATTACGGCACACTGCAACTCAATCGTGAAGTGATTATTTGGGATGCAGCACCGTGGCTCCACGGCCAACCCACTCACCAAGTCCTCAGTCCCGACAGCTACCAACTGCTGGCTCCCTGCTCTCCCTCGAAAATTGTTGCTGTGGGGCGCAACTATGCCAAACACGCTGCGGAAATGGGCGATAGTGTGCCCCCTGAGCCATTGATTTTTCTGAAACCACCGACAACGGTTCAAGCCCCCGGCTGTCCCATTTGGTATCCGCCCCAAGTGCAGCGCCTGGACTATGAGGGGGAATTGGCGGTGATCATTGGTCGCCGTACCCGTGCCTGCCCTGAAGGCGAAGCCCTTGAGCATATTTGGGGCTACACGATCGCCAACGATGTCACCGCTCGGGATCTCCAACAGCGGGAGCAGCAATGGACACGGGCTAAGGGGTTTGACACATTTTGCCCCCTCGGTCCTTGGGTTGTGCGAGAGGTTCCCAGTGATGCGCGGTTGCAAACGTTTATCAATGAGGCGGCGCAACCCGTCCAATCAGCAACAATTGATCAAATGGTGTTCTCACCCGCCAAGTTGGTGAGTTTCATTAGTTATGTGATGACGCTGCTGCCGGGGGATGTGGTATTGACGGGAACACCTGCAGGCATTGGTCCATTACAGGTGGGCGATCGCGTGCGCGTCGAGATAGAGGGCATTGGCAGCCTGCTTTCAGTAGTCACAACACCTGAGACCCCTTGGACCCCCGCCTTGGGTCGCGCCTACTAGGAATAACTGGCTCAACGCCACCAATTCAATGCAAGAGATTCAACCGACTAGAAAACAGGTTAGGCGGGATTGCAGTGCTTCAGAGCTTTCTGTCTTTCTGTAATGGTGAGGAGGAGCGGGCGAGCCATGGCCCATCCCTTTGCAGCAATGACATTAAGATTTTTGCGGCCTTTGACATTTTACGTAACAAAGTGGTAGGGAAAGAAACTCCCCTGAAATACTTGAAATACTAAATACTAGACGAAGAATCCTAAATACGGGGGCAAGTTTGTTGTGGCGTATCCTTTGCATGTAGCCTTCATTTGGCACCAGCACCAACCCCTCTACAAAAGCTGCCGCACGGGTCAATACCTGCTCCCTTGGGTACGGCTCCACGGCACTAAGGATTACTTAGACCTGATCCTCGTCCTCGCCAACTATCCCCGCCTCAAGCAAACGGTCAACCTTGTGCCCTCCCTGTTGCTCCAAATTCAGGACTATGTCAACGGTACGGCTCTGGATCCCTACCTGAGGGCTACACTGACCCCGGTCGAGCAACTCACGGATCAACAGCGCTGGTTTATCATTGAGCATTTCTTTGATGCCCACCACCGCACCATGATTGATCCCCACCCCCGCTATCGTGAACTCTACGAGCAACGGCAAACTCGCGGGAAAACATGGTGTTGGCAAAATTGGCAGCCCCAGGATTATGGGGATTTGTTGGCCTGGCACAATTTAGCGTGGATTGATCCTCTGTATTGGGAGGAGCCAGAGATTGCCCAATGGTTCTCCCAAGGGCGAGATTTTAGCCTTAGCGATCGCCAGCGAATCATTGCCAAACAGCGGGAAATTCTTGGCCAAATTATCCCCCAGCATCGCGCCCTGCAAGAGAGGGGTCAAATTGAAGTCACCACCACCCCCTACACCCACCCAATTTTGCCCCTCTTGGTGGATACCGATGCCGCAAAAGTGGCGGTTCCTAATATCGCCTTGCCCCAACAGCGGTTCCAATATCCCGAAGATGTTCCTCGGCATCTGCGGCGGGCGCGAGTTCTTTATGAACAATGCTTTGGGCGATCGCCCCGCGGCCTGTGGCCGTCAGAGCAATCCGTCAGTCCAGCCATCCTTGAACCAATTGTCGAGCAAGGATTTGAGTGGATTTGTTCCGATGAAGCGATCTTGGGCTGGACAACGGGAACCTATTTTCACCGCAACGAAGCTGGTGTGGTCCAACAGGCGGATGTTCTTTACCAACCCTACCGCCTGACCACGGCCAAAGGGGATCTCAACATTGTCTTTCGGGATCATCGCCTCTCGGATTTGATTGGCTTTACCTACGGTGCCATGGCTCCCGAAGCCGCGGCAGCAGATCTACTCAAACAGCTTGAGGGCATTCGCCAGCAACTCATTGCCTATGAAGACAGCGGCCAGACCACTTTACAACAGCCATGGCTAGTGACCATTGCCCTCGATGGTGAAAACTGTTGGGAGTACTATCCCCGGGATGGCCTGCCATTTTTGCAAGCCCTCTACCGGGGCTTGAGTGCAAGTGAGCACTTTGCCTGTGTTTCTGTGGCGGAGTATCTGCAACAATATCCCCCGCGGGCAGTGATTGCGGGTGCGGCTCTCCACAGTGGCTCTTGGATTGATGGCAATTTCTGTACGTGGATTGGCGATTCGGTAAAAAACAAAGCTTGGGACTATTTAGGGGCGGCCCGCCAAACCCTTGAACGCCACCCCGAAGCGACAGAAACAAACAATCCAGCGGCATGGGAAGCCCTTTTGGCGGCTGAAGGCTCTGACTGGTTCTGGTGGTTTGGTGAAGGCCACTCCTCAAACCACGATGCCATGTTTGATCAGCTTTTCCGTGAGCATTTGATGGCCCTCTACACAGCATTGGGGGAGCCGATTCCTGAGGTTCTCAAGGAGCCCTTAGAAGTTCACGAAGCCAAGGATACCTACCCGCCCCAAGGCTTTATTCACCCTGAGATTGACGGGGGCGGTGATGAGCAAGACTGGAACTTTGCTGGCCGGATTCAAATTGGCGGCAGCCGAGGGACGATGCACCGCCAAACCCTGATCAATCGCCTCTGGTATGGGGTGGATCACCTAAATATCTATCTACGTCTTGATGCCCCTAGCCAGAAACAGCCCTTTGGCCATGAGATCAGTGCCATTCATTTTTGTTGGTACTACCCCAACAGGGTGACGTACAATAGCCCCCTCTCGGATCTGCGCGATTGCCCCGATGAAGCCCCCCTGAACTACCTGTACCACCATCAACTGGTCATTGACTTTGAAAACCAACAGATGACCTTCAAGGAGGCGATCGCCAACTACCAGTGGGAAGAGCGCCCCAGCCATGCCCGCTATGCCTTGGGCATCTGCCTAGAAGTGGCGATTCCCTGGGCGGATCTGCACCTGCATCCCGATTGTGGTCTTCATCTGTTAATTGTGCTGGCGCAGGATGGCTATTACTTGGATCACCTGCCCCCAGAGCAGCTCCTATTTTTGACCACGCCATAGTCTTTGATGGGTCAATAATTTGCAGCCAGAAGTTATTTTCTGAACCCCAAAGTTCTGTAAGCTCAGATAGGAAACCTCTACGGGATCAACTTGTGCAGTTAGGAGGGTTGTGTGGATAACGTCATTGGTTTAGAGATTATTGAAGTTGTCGAGCAGGCGGCGATCGCCTCAGCGCGGTGGATGGGCAAAGGTGACAAACACATGGCGGATCAGGCGGCCGTCGATGCCATGCGCAACCGCATGAATCAAATCCATATGCGTGGTCGCATTGTCATTGGTGAGGGGGAACGGGATGAAGCCCCAATGCTCTACATTGGCGAAGAAGTGGGCATTTGTACCCGTCCCGATGCGGCCCAATACTGTGACCCTGAAGAGCTCATTGAAATTGACATTGCCGTTGACCCCTGCGAAGGGACAAACCTGTGCGCCTACGGTCAACCAGGCTCGATGGCAGTGCTGGCCATTTCTGAAAAAGGGGGCTTGTTTGCCGCTCCCGACTTTTATATGAAGAAATTGGCAGCGCCCCCGGCTGCTAAGGGCAAAGTGGATATTCGCAACTCCGCGACAGAAAACCTGAAAATTCTCTCTGAATGCCTTGACCGCGCCATTGATGAATTGGTGGTGGTGGTCATGAAGCGCGATCGCCACAATGACTTGATTCAAGAAATTCGCAATGCGGGTGCCCGCGTTCAACTGATCTCCGATGGGGATGTCTCCGCAGCTCTTGCCTGTGCTTTCTCTGGTACCAACATTCATGCCCTCATGGGGATTGGCGCGGCGCCCGAAGGGGTGATTTCTGCTGCTGCCATGCGCGCCTTAGGTGGGCACTTCCAAGGGCAATTGGTCTATGATCCCGCTGTGGTCATGACCAAGGAATGGGCCAATCGCACCCGCGAAGGCAACCTTGAAGAGCTGAAAAAAGCGGGCATCACCGATCCCGATAAGGTGTATGAAGCCGAAGAATTGGCCTCTGGGGAAACGGTGCTCTTTGCCGCCTGTGGCATTACCCCCGGCATGCTCATGAAAGGGGTGCGTTTCTTCAAGGGAGGCG encodes:
- the glpX gene encoding class II fructose-bisphosphatase, producing MDNVIGLEIIEVVEQAAIASARWMGKGDKHMADQAAVDAMRNRMNQIHMRGRIVIGEGERDEAPMLYIGEEVGICTRPDAAQYCDPEELIEIDIAVDPCEGTNLCAYGQPGSMAVLAISEKGGLFAAPDFYMKKLAAPPAAKGKVDIRNSATENLKILSECLDRAIDELVVVVMKRDRHNDLIQEIRNAGARVQLISDGDVSAALACAFSGTNIHALMGIGAAPEGVISAAAMRALGGHFQGQLVYDPAVVMTKEWANRTREGNLEELKKAGITDPDKVYEAEELASGETVLFAACGITPGMLMKGVRFFKGGARTQSLVISTQSKTARFVDTIHMFDQQLKSLQLY